From one Rhodamnia argentea isolate NSW1041297 chromosome 1, ASM2092103v1, whole genome shotgun sequence genomic stretch:
- the LOC125313723 gene encoding S-adenosylmethionine decarboxylase proenzyme 4-like, with protein sequence MAASGFEGFEKRLELHFSGDDPAAVRMGLRRIEFESLERVLGEVQCTVVSALGNAHLDAYVLSESSLFVYPTKIVIKTCGTTQLLRAVRPLVVHARGLGLALCLCRYTRGSFIFPLAQPFPHTSFPEEVAYLEGCLPTNICSRKAAIMPSNVAASHSWHVFTAYDPALAADVLPAPDGVYTVEVCMTELDRGRAQKFFRQPGDGKTGDSAGKEMTALTGIGEINPRALVCDFAFDPCGYSMNGVDGGRYSTIHVTPEEGFSYASYECVGSADDDDGGEGIARMLRKVAGVFRPGTMSVSVTSRGSQVWTRVASALEPLGLKCRSCAATDQSPEAGTVVFQTFTARPA encoded by the coding sequence ATGGCCGCTTCAGGTTTCGAGGGCTTCGAGAAACGCCTGGAGCTCCACTTCTCCGGCGACGACCCGGCGGCGGTCCGGATGGGCCTGCGGCGGATCGAGTTCGAGTCGCTGGAGCGGGTCTTGGGCGAGGTTCAGTGCACCGTCGTGTCGGCCCTCGGGAATGCTCACTTGGACGCCTACGTGCTGTCGGAGTCGAGCCTCTTCGTGTACCCCACCAAGATCGTGATCAAGACCTGCGGGACCACGCAGCTGCTCAGAGCGGTCCGGCCACTGGTGGTCCATGCCCGTGGTCTGGGCCTCGCACTATGCCTGTGTAGGTACACCCGGGGCAGCTTCATTTTTCCTCTCGCCCAACCTTTTCCCCACACCAGCTTTCCGGAAGAGGtggcctacttggaaggttgcTTGCCCACCAATATTTGCTCCAGGAAGGCGGCCATCATGCCCTCCAACGTGGCGGCCTCCCATTCCTGGCACGTGTTCACCGCGTACGATCCGGCTCTCGCGGCCGACGTGTTGCCGGCACCGGACGGCGTCTACACTGTCGAGGTGTGCATGACCGAGCTCGACCGAGGGCGGGCGCAGAAGTTCTTCAGGCAGCCGGGCGACGGgaagaccggcgactccgccgGGAAAGAAATGACCGCCCTCACCGGCATCGGGGAGATCAACCCCAGGGCGCTCGTCTGCGACTTCGCTTTCGACCCGTGCGGGTACTCGATGAACGGGGTCGACGGCGGCCGTTACTCGACGATACACGTGACCCCAGAAGAGGGATTCAGTTACGCGAGCTACGAGTGCGTGGGCTCCgcggacgacgacgacggaggCGAAGGCATCGCTCGGATGCTGAGAAAAGTGGCGGGGGTGTTCCGGCCGGGCACCATGTCGGTGTCGGTGACCAGCCGGGGCAGCCAAGTATGGACGAGAGTCGCGAGCGCGCTGGAGCCGCTAGGGCTGAAGTGCCGGAGCTGCGCCGCGACGGACCAGTCCCCAGAAGCCGGGACGGTCGTTTTCCAGACGTTCACAGCTAGACCTGCGTGA